A genomic segment from Comamonas terrigena NBRC 13299 encodes:
- the lptG gene encoding LPS export ABC transporter permease LptG, whose product MKTLRKMIFKDVITTVAFVTLAFLALFFFFDLLDEMRYVGRYEQYGVPQAMLVVLLEVPNHLYELLPITVLIGTIYVMARLAQSSEFTIMRTSGLGPWLALRTLVTIGAGFVVLTFLIGDYIAPLSERAASATQAKFQGGTVTSGATGAWLKERKDGRTLAINVRNIRDDELLGVRIFEFDADGRMLRQIHAEKAEVKDNDLWKLSQVRRSEFSYPEPTQARLQRYTEAEYDFATNLTSNMVAAAVHKPDRMPTIELFRFIQHLQSNDQSAQKYEIEFWRKLFYPLSCLVMVVLALPFAYLHFRSGGLAGYVFGGVMAGISFFLLNNVFGYAGNLNNWQPMLTAAAPGVIYSLLSLGAFTWLVLRR is encoded by the coding sequence ATGAAGACACTGCGCAAAATGATCTTCAAGGACGTCATCACCACGGTGGCGTTTGTGACCCTGGCCTTCCTGGCGCTGTTCTTCTTCTTCGACCTGCTCGACGAAATGCGCTATGTGGGCCGCTACGAGCAGTACGGCGTCCCCCAGGCCATGCTGGTGGTGCTGCTGGAAGTGCCCAATCACCTGTACGAGCTGCTGCCCATCACCGTGCTGATCGGCACCATCTACGTGATGGCCCGCCTGGCGCAAAGCTCGGAATTCACCATCATGCGCACCAGCGGCCTGGGCCCCTGGCTGGCGTTGCGCACCCTGGTCACCATTGGCGCCGGCTTTGTGGTGCTTACCTTTCTGATAGGGGACTACATCGCTCCGCTGTCCGAACGCGCCGCATCGGCCACCCAGGCCAAGTTCCAGGGCGGCACCGTCACCTCCGGGGCGACAGGAGCCTGGCTGAAGGAACGCAAGGACGGCAGGACCCTGGCCATCAATGTGCGCAACATCCGTGACGACGAGTTGCTGGGCGTGCGTATTTTCGAGTTCGATGCCGATGGCCGCATGCTGCGCCAGATCCATGCCGAAAAAGCCGAGGTGAAGGACAACGACCTGTGGAAGCTCAGCCAGGTGCGCCGCTCCGAGTTCAGCTACCCCGAACCCACACAGGCGCGCCTGCAGCGCTACACCGAAGCCGAATACGACTTCGCCACCAACCTCACCTCCAACATGGTGGCCGCGGCCGTGCACAAGCCCGATCGCATGCCCACCATCGAGCTGTTCCGCTTCATCCAGCATTTGCAGAGCAACGACCAGTCGGCGCAGAAGTACGAGATCGAGTTCTGGCGCAAGCTGTTCTACCCGCTCAGCTGCCTGGTGATGGTGGTGCTGGCCCTGCCTTTTGCCTATCTGCATTTCCGCTCCGGCGGGCTGGCAGGCTATGTGTTCGGCGGTGTGATGGCCGGCATCAGCTTCTTCCTGCTCAACAACGTCTTTGGCTACGCCGGCAATCTGAATAACTGGCAGCCCATGCTGACCGCAGCGGCCCCCGGGGTGATCTATTCATTGCTGTCTCTGGGTGCTTTCACCTGGCTGGTGCTGCGGCGATGA
- the lptF gene encoding LPS export ABC transporter permease LptF, with protein MLFDSSIRKELARSFGATLVVLITVVMTMMLIRTLGQAAKGNVSPSDVLLVMGFTVLSHLSTILMLSLFVSIVGTLTRMYRDSEMVIWFASGRGLASLVKPLLRFAWPVLLIVAVLGVWVWPWSNQQVQQMREQFEQRSDVDRIAPGEFQESSDGQRVFFIDKESVSSESASNVFIVDNSNGKEVVTSAKSAHLRVQQGVRMAVLTDGQRIETKPDGAGLRISQFQEYALRLSDGSSASAEALATKSQPTAALLASDEPKDRAELGWRLGLPLAALNFVLLALAITNANPRAAKSTSLAVALLAFVVYYNLMTVGQSWVVSGRMSMLGFLLGLHGAVLGIALATLMTRHHRWSPRQLLQRRAQVPQGASA; from the coding sequence ATGTTATTCGATTCATCCATACGCAAGGAGCTGGCCCGCAGCTTTGGCGCAACCCTGGTGGTGTTGATTACCGTGGTCATGACCATGATGCTGATCCGCACATTAGGCCAGGCCGCCAAAGGCAATGTCAGCCCATCCGACGTGCTGCTGGTCATGGGCTTCACCGTGCTCAGCCATTTGTCCACCATCCTGATGCTGAGCCTGTTTGTCTCCATTGTCGGCACGCTCACCCGCATGTACCGTGACAGCGAAATGGTGATCTGGTTTGCCAGCGGCCGCGGCCTGGCCAGTCTGGTCAAGCCGCTGCTGCGCTTTGCCTGGCCGGTGCTGCTGATCGTTGCCGTGCTGGGCGTATGGGTCTGGCCCTGGAGCAACCAGCAGGTGCAGCAGATGCGTGAGCAATTCGAGCAGCGCAGCGATGTGGACCGCATCGCCCCCGGAGAGTTCCAGGAATCCTCGGACGGCCAGCGGGTCTTCTTCATCGACAAGGAATCCGTGTCCTCCGAATCTGCGAGCAATGTCTTCATCGTCGACAACAGCAATGGCAAAGAGGTTGTGACCTCTGCCAAGAGCGCCCATCTGCGCGTGCAGCAAGGCGTGAGAATGGCGGTGCTGACCGATGGCCAACGCATCGAGACCAAGCCCGACGGCGCGGGGCTGCGCATCAGCCAGTTTCAGGAATACGCACTGCGCCTGTCGGACGGCAGCAGCGCCAGCGCCGAAGCCCTGGCCACCAAATCCCAGCCCACGGCGGCGCTGCTGGCCTCTGACGAGCCCAAGGACCGGGCCGAGCTGGGCTGGCGCCTGGGCCTGCCCCTGGCAGCGCTCAACTTTGTGCTGCTGGCCCTGGCCATCACCAACGCCAACCCGCGTGCCGCCAAAAGCACCAGCTTGGCCGTCGCGCTGCTGGCATTCGTGGTCTACTACAACCTGATGACCGTGGGCCAAAGCTGGGTCGTCTCCGGCCGCATGTCCATGCTGGGCTTCCTGCTCGGCCTGCACGGCGCGGTCCTGGGGATCGCCCTGGCCACCCTGATGACTCGCCACCACCGCTGGTCGCCCCGACAACTGCTGCAACGCCGCGCCCAAGTACCGCAAGGAGCTTCGGCATGA
- a CDS encoding DNA polymerase III subunit chi: MTEVAFHFNAPDKLGYVCRFVRKALRHGAQVTVTAQPGVLAHLSARLWKSAPSDFLAHAGPGADPQVQALSPVVLVQQAEASPHRDILLNLGETVPEGLEGFARVVEVVSLDDMDRAMARNRWKDYAARGLAIQRHDLVLKGM, translated from the coding sequence ATGACCGAGGTGGCTTTTCACTTCAACGCGCCGGACAAGTTGGGCTATGTCTGCCGGTTTGTGCGCAAGGCACTGCGCCATGGGGCGCAGGTGACTGTCACCGCCCAGCCGGGCGTGCTGGCCCATCTGTCGGCACGGCTGTGGAAAAGCGCACCCAGCGATTTTCTGGCCCATGCCGGCCCTGGCGCTGATCCGCAGGTGCAGGCCTTGTCGCCGGTGGTGCTGGTGCAGCAGGCTGAGGCCTCGCCGCACCGCGACATCCTGCTGAATCTGGGCGAAACCGTGCCCGAAGGGCTGGAAGGTTTTGCGCGGGTGGTGGAGGTGGTGTCGCTGGACGATATGGACCGCGCCATGGCCCGCAATCGCTGGAAAGACTATGCCGCACGTGGTCTCGCCATCCAGCGGCATGATCTGGTGCTGAAAGGAATGTGA
- a CDS encoding D-2-hydroxyacid dehydrogenase family protein, with amino-acid sequence MNIVILDDYQDAVRKLHCASRLDAFNAKVFTNTVKGVGQLAVRLRDADIIVLIRERTPITRALLEKLPRLKMISQTSRVGPHIDLQACSERGIAVAEGVGSPVAPAELTWALIMAASRRLPQYIANLKHGAWQQSGFKAASMPSNFGLGTVLRGRTLGIWGYGRIGQIVAGYAKAFGMGVKVWGRETSRAKALTDGYQVAHSREDFFSTCDILSVHLKLTPDTQHCITLRDLSLMKPTALFVNTSRAELVEPDALATALQHGRPGMGAVDVFESEPILQGHALLRMENCICTPHIGYVEQDNYELYFGAAFDNVVNFVQGKPTNIVNPEVLGPR; translated from the coding sequence ATGAATATCGTGATCCTGGACGACTACCAAGACGCAGTTCGCAAGCTCCACTGCGCCAGCCGTCTGGACGCTTTCAACGCCAAGGTTTTCACCAACACGGTCAAAGGCGTGGGCCAGTTGGCTGTGCGCCTGCGTGATGCCGACATCATTGTGCTGATCCGCGAACGCACGCCCATCACCCGCGCTCTGCTGGAGAAGCTGCCCCGGCTGAAGATGATTTCACAAACCAGCCGCGTGGGCCCGCACATTGATCTGCAGGCGTGCAGCGAGCGCGGCATTGCCGTGGCAGAAGGCGTGGGTTCCCCGGTTGCACCTGCCGAGCTGACCTGGGCACTGATCATGGCGGCCAGCCGCCGCCTGCCGCAGTACATCGCCAACCTCAAACATGGCGCCTGGCAGCAGTCCGGATTCAAGGCGGCCTCGATGCCTTCCAACTTCGGCCTGGGCACCGTGCTGCGCGGTCGCACCCTGGGCATCTGGGGTTATGGCCGCATCGGCCAGATCGTGGCCGGCTACGCCAAGGCCTTTGGCATGGGCGTCAAGGTCTGGGGGCGCGAGACCTCCCGAGCCAAGGCACTGACCGATGGCTACCAGGTGGCCCATTCGCGCGAAGACTTTTTCTCCACCTGCGACATTCTGTCCGTGCACCTCAAGCTCACGCCCGACACGCAGCACTGCATCACCTTGCGCGACCTGTCGCTGATGAAGCCCACGGCCCTGTTCGTCAACACCTCGCGGGCCGAGCTGGTGGAGCCAGACGCACTGGCCACGGCCTTGCAGCACGGCCGCCCCGGCATGGGCGCAGTGGATGTGTTCGAGTCCGAGCCCATCCTGCAAGGCCACGCGCTGCTGCGCATGGAGAACTGCATCTGCACGCCGCACATCGGCTATGTGGAGCAGGACAACTACGAACTGTACTTTGGCGCGGCTTTTGACAATGTGGTGAATTTCGTCCAAGGCAAGCCGACCAACATCGTCAACCCCGAGGTGCTTGGTCCGCGCTGA